The window GAGTGGGCGGTCCCCCACCTGCTCGGGCTCGACCCGCGCAGCCAGGACGACGCCCTCGCCGACGTGATCGGCACCTCCGTCGCCGCCCAGGAGTCGGTGGTGGCCGCCCTGGCGCTCGTCGCGGTGACGGCGGCGAACGGCGACCCCGCCCATCCCGACCCCGACGCCGCGTGGGACACGCTGTGCCGCGCCGCGAGCCTCGGCGGCGACACGGACACCATCGCCGCGATGGCGGGGGCGGTCCTCGGCGCGACCGGCGCCGCCGACTGGCCGCGCACGGCGCTCGACACGGTACGTCGCGTCAATGCGCTCGACCTCGAACCGCTGGTCGACGGCCTGCTGCGGGTGCGGAGGCGTCATGCCTGACGGGCGCGTGCTCTACACCGGCACGGTCGTGGTGGACCTCCTGCTGCGGGTGGGCGCTCTGCCCGAACGCGGCGGGGACATCCTCGCGTCCGGCGCCCGGATGGTCGCAGGCGGAGGCTTCAACGTCATGGCGGCCGCCGCCCGCGACGGGGCGGAGGTCGTCTTCGCCGGCCGCTCGGGCAGCGGCCCGTTCGGCGAGGTCGTCGCCGAGGCCCTCTGGCGCGAGGGGATCTCTGTGACGAACCCTCCGCTCGAGACGGCGGACAACGGCTACTGCGTCGTCCTCGTCGACGACGATGCCGAGCGCACGTTCGTCACGGCCGCCGGCGCCGAGGGGATGCTGTCGCGCGCCGATCTCGACACCGTACGTCCGCGCCCCGGTGACGTCGTGTACGTCTCCGGCTACAGCCTCGCGCACGCGTCCGCGGGTCCGGCCGTCGCGGGCTGGCTGGCGGAACTGCCGCCGGAGGCGTGCGTGGTCTTCGACCCGTCCCCGCTCGTGGCATCCCTCGACCCCGAGTTGCTGGAGTCCGTGCTGCGCCGCACCGACGTGCTCAGCGCGAACGCCCGCGAGGCGCGCCTGCTGCGCGCCCACGCCCATCCCGCCCCCGCCGCGGGCGCCCTGCGCGGGATG is drawn from Leifsonia shinshuensis and contains these coding sequences:
- a CDS encoding PfkB family carbohydrate kinase; amino-acid sequence: MPDGRVLYTGTVVVDLLLRVGALPERGGDILASGARMVAGGGFNVMAAAARDGAEVVFAGRSGSGPFGEVVAEALWREGISVTNPPLETADNGYCVVLVDDDAERTFVTAAGAEGMLSRADLDTVRPRPGDVVYVSGYSLAHASAGPAVAGWLAELPPEACVVFDPSPLVASLDPELLESVLRRTDVLSANAREARLLRAHAHPAPAAGALRGMLRDGAVAVVRDGASGCWVATGDPAPAHLPAFPVTAVDTTGAGDAFGGVLAAALARGDAPVDAARRANAAAAIAVTRPGPATAPTAAETDALLDTH